A genomic region of Ictidomys tridecemlineatus isolate mIctTri1 chromosome 10, mIctTri1.hap1, whole genome shotgun sequence contains the following coding sequences:
- the Tbl2 gene encoding transducin beta-like protein 2 isoform X1, translated as MELPQMPELMGLSLLVGLLALMATAAVARGWLRAEEERGGRPVRQKANGTKKSGSKKQKQSQRIRKEKPQQHSFTHRLLAAALKSHSGNISCMDFSSNGKYLATCADDRTVRIWSTKDFLQREHRSMRANVELDHATLVRFSPDCRAFIVWLANGDTLRVFKMTKREDGGFTFTATPEDFPKKHKAPVINIGIADTGKFIMTASSDTTVLIWNLKGQVLSTINTNQMNNTYAAISPCSRFVATCGFTPDVKVWEVCFGKKGDFQEVVRAFELKGHTAAVHSFAFSNDSRRMASVSKDGTWKLWDTDVEYKKQQDPYLLRTGRFEEASTMQCRLALSPDTHVLALASGTSIHLYNTRRGEKEECFEQVHGECITDLSFDITGRFLASCGDRAVRLFHNTPGHRAVVEEMQGLLKRASTESTRQRLQQQLTQAQEALRSLGALKK; from the exons ATGGAGCTGCCTCAGATGCCGGAGCTGATGGGGCTGTCCCTGTTGGTCGGACTGCTGGCCCTGATGGCCACGGCGGCGGTAGCGCGGGGGTGGCTGCGCGCCGAGGAGGAGAGGGGCGGCCGGCCGGTCC GCCAGAAAGCAAATGGAACCAAGAAGTCAGGATCCAAGAAGCAGAAACAGAGTCAGCGGATTCGCAAGGAGAAGCCTCAACAACATAGCTTCACTCACCGTCTCCTGGCTGCAGCGCTGAAG AGCCACAGCGGAAACATATCTTGCATGGACTTTAGCAGCAATGGCAAGTATCTGGCCACCTGTGCAGATGATCGCACAGTCCGCATCTGGAGCACCAAGGACTTCCTCCAGCGGGAGCACCGCAGCATGAGAGCCAACGTGGAGCTGGATCACGCCACCTTGGTGCGCTTCAGCCCTGACTGCAG AGCCTTCATTGTTTGGCTGGCCAATGGGGACACTCTCCGTGTCTTCAAGATGACCAAGAGAGAAGATGGGGGATTTACCTTCACAGCCACCCCAGAGGACTTCCCTAAAAAGCACAAGGCACCTGTCATCAACATTGGCATTGCTGACACAG GGAAGTTCATCATGACAGCCTCCAGTGACACAACTGTCCTCATCTGGAATCTGAAAGGTCAGGTTCTGTCTACCATCAACACCAACCAGATGAACAATACCTATGCTGCTATATCCCCTTGCAGCAG GTTTGTGGCCACATGTGGTTTCACCCCAGATGTGAAGGTCTGGGAAGTCTGCTTTGGAAAGAAGGGGGACTTCCAGGAGGTCGTGCGAGCCTTTGAACTGAAGGGCCACACTGCAGCTGTCCACTCCTTCGCTTTCTCCAACGACTCGCGGAG GATGGCCTCTGTCTCCAAGGATGGTACATGGAAATTGTGGGATACAGATGTGGAATACAAGAAGCAGCAGGATCCCTACCTGCTGAGGACAGGACGCTTTGAAGAGGCTAGCACCATGCAGTGCCGCCTGGCTCTCTCCCCTGACACCCACGTCTTGGCCTTGGCCAGCGGCACTAGTATTCATCTCTATAATACCCGGCGGGGCGAGAAGGAGGAATGCTTTGAGCAGGTCCATGGGGAGTGTATCACGGACTTATCCTTCGACATCACTGGCCGCTTTCTGGCCTCCTGTGGGGATCGGGCAGTGCGGCTTTTCCACAATACCCCTGGCCACCGAGCAGTAGTGGAGGAGATGCAGGGCCTCCTGAAGCGGGCCTCCACTGAGAGCACTCGCCAGAGGCTGCAGCAGCAACTAACCCAGGCCCAGGAGGCCCTGAGGAGCCTGGGAGCCCTGAAGAAGTGA
- the Tbl2 gene encoding transducin beta-like protein 2 isoform X2, translating to MTKREDGGFTFTATPEDFPKKHKAPVINIGIADTGKFIMTASSDTTVLIWNLKGQVLSTINTNQMNNTYAAISPCSRFVATCGFTPDVKVWEVCFGKKGDFQEVVRAFELKGHTAAVHSFAFSNDSRRMASVSKDGTWKLWDTDVEYKKQQDPYLLRTGRFEEASTMQCRLALSPDTHVLALASGTSIHLYNTRRGEKEECFEQVHGECITDLSFDITGRFLASCGDRAVRLFHNTPGHRAVVEEMQGLLKRASTESTRQRLQQQLTQAQEALRSLGALKK from the exons ATGACCAAGAGAGAAGATGGGGGATTTACCTTCACAGCCACCCCAGAGGACTTCCCTAAAAAGCACAAGGCACCTGTCATCAACATTGGCATTGCTGACACAG GGAAGTTCATCATGACAGCCTCCAGTGACACAACTGTCCTCATCTGGAATCTGAAAGGTCAGGTTCTGTCTACCATCAACACCAACCAGATGAACAATACCTATGCTGCTATATCCCCTTGCAGCAG GTTTGTGGCCACATGTGGTTTCACCCCAGATGTGAAGGTCTGGGAAGTCTGCTTTGGAAAGAAGGGGGACTTCCAGGAGGTCGTGCGAGCCTTTGAACTGAAGGGCCACACTGCAGCTGTCCACTCCTTCGCTTTCTCCAACGACTCGCGGAG GATGGCCTCTGTCTCCAAGGATGGTACATGGAAATTGTGGGATACAGATGTGGAATACAAGAAGCAGCAGGATCCCTACCTGCTGAGGACAGGACGCTTTGAAGAGGCTAGCACCATGCAGTGCCGCCTGGCTCTCTCCCCTGACACCCACGTCTTGGCCTTGGCCAGCGGCACTAGTATTCATCTCTATAATACCCGGCGGGGCGAGAAGGAGGAATGCTTTGAGCAGGTCCATGGGGAGTGTATCACGGACTTATCCTTCGACATCACTGGCCGCTTTCTGGCCTCCTGTGGGGATCGGGCAGTGCGGCTTTTCCACAATACCCCTGGCCACCGAGCAGTAGTGGAGGAGATGCAGGGCCTCCTGAAGCGGGCCTCCACTGAGAGCACTCGCCAGAGGCTGCAGCAGCAACTAACCCAGGCCCAGGAGGCCCTGAGGAGCCTGGGAGCCCTGAAGAAGTGA